In Caldisericia bacterium, the genomic stretch GACGTTATCATCTATTTCTCTTGGATCTTCGAATTTTATTTTTAAGCCTTGTTCAAGATCTTCAAGTAGGAGTTTTAGTCCTTTTTTTGGATCTCCTCCTCCACCGGTACCTAAAAGGGTACACCCTCTAACAAAATCTTCTGCATCCTTAGGGGTCTTTATTTGTGTCGGCATAAACTCACCTCACAATTTGCCTATAGCACGAGCAAGCTCTACTAATTCAGGATGAACTATTTTGCCTTCTTCCATTAGCAATTCATCATCTAACCATACTGTAGAGTTCAAACAGATACCATCTGCATGGGAAACTGCTGGGCCTAGATCACCTTGGAACATTGGGCCCTGATGACCAATACCCCACTCTGTACTTCCCCAAATACGTTCATCTTCTGTGCAAAGTCCTGTTAGTTTTGCACCTGGATTAAATCCATAGCACACGTGAGCTAGGTAATACATCTTAGGGTCGTTTAAACTCTCTAGCCATCTTTTTACTTTCTTAGCTTCTTCTCCCCCTCTTATCTCAATTATCTTGCCTTTCTTAACTTCTAGTTCGATAGGTTCTTTTAAGATGCCAAGATCCATTTCCCCCCCACCGGAGAAAGAACCATCAAAGACAATTCTGCCGTTGATGCTGTCTTCCTTTGGAGCCCAACCAATTTGGCCAAGCAAGAAATGTGGACCAGGAGTGTCCGCACGTAATTCATTAGTAATAGGCCGCTTAGGCACGTTTTCAAATGTTACATCTGTACCGGCGGGAGTTGTAATATGAACCTTATGGGCTTTCTTTGTCAACTCAACAACTTTGTTCTGAAATTTTTCTTGCAAATCGATGTCAACTTTTGCAATTAGCCTTACTATACGCTCTGAATTCAGGCCTCCTAAGAATAGATATCTGGTTTTGTTATTCGCCATGGCAATATCCCAAGGAGTTGAGTAAAGAAGCCATTGGTTGTTAAATTCAATCCATACATCTGCAGCTGGTATTGCTGCTTTTAAAGATTCTGGAATTTGAGGATCAACAACTTTACCATATCCGCTAGGGGTTGAGTGTACTGCCAACATTACTTTTGCACCTGCGGCTTCAGCGGCTTTAGCAGTTTCTAAAGGGGGTCTTAAATCCATTATTGAATCGGTTGTGATAAGCACA encodes the following:
- a CDS encoding leucyl aminopeptidase, with product MQYEFELGKAANTIVNELCRVKKGETVLITTDSIMDLRPPLETAKAAEAAGAKVMLAVHSTPSGYGKVVDPQIPESLKAAIPAADVWIEFNNQWLLYSTPWDIAMANNKTRYLFLGGLNSERIVRLIAKVDIDLQEKFQNKVVELTKKAHKVHITTPAGTDVTFENVPKRPITNELRADTPGPHFLLGQIGWAPKEDSINGRIVFDGSFSGGGEMDLGILKEPIELEVKKGKIIEIRGGEEAKKVKRWLESLNDPKMYYLAHVCYGFNPGAKLTGLCTEDERIWGSTEWGIGHQGPMFQGDLGPAVSHADGICLNSTVWLDDELLMEEGKIVHPELVELARAIGKL